One stretch of Phocoena phocoena chromosome 10, mPhoPho1.1, whole genome shotgun sequence DNA includes these proteins:
- the EPM2AIP1 gene encoding EPM2A-interacting protein 1 gives MWMTPKRSKMEIDESRGFRAEWTQRYLVVEAPEGEGALCLVCRRLVVATGEPDVRHHYEAEHDYYERYVAEGERAALVERLRQGDLPEAAPLTPEERAARAGLGLARLLALKGCGWGEGDFVHRCMEVMLRDVLPDHVSVLDGIDLSPEITRQRVLDINQNLRSQLFNRAKDFKAYSLALDDQAFVAYENYLLVFVRGVGHDLEVQEELLTIINLTHHFSVGALMAAILEALQTAGLSLQRMVGLTTTHTLRMIGENSGLVSYMREKAVSPNCWNVIHYSGFLHLELLSSYDVDVNQIVNAISEWIVLIKTRGVRRPEFQALLTESESEHGERVNGRCLNNWLRKGKTLKLIFSLRKEIKTFLVSIGATTVHFTDNEWLCDFGFLVDIMDHLRELSELLRVSKVFAAAAFDHICAFEVKLNLLQRHIEEKNLTHFAALSQVVDELKGHLQEDEKILDPDRYRVVICRLQKEFERHFKDLKFIKKDLELFANPFSFKPEYAPISVRVELTKLQANTNLWNEYRTKDLGQFYAGLSAESYPIIKGVACKVASLFDSSKICEKAFSYLTRNQHTLSQPLTDEHLHALFRIATTEIEPHWDDLVRRRNESNP, from the coding sequence ATGTGGATGACGCCCAAGAGGAGCAAAATGGAAATCGACGAGTCTCGGGGGTTCCGGGCCGAGTGGACACAGCGGTACCTAGTGGTGGAGGCTCCGGAGGGCGAGGGAGCCCTGTGCCTGGTGTGTCGCCGCCTGGTCGTAGCCACCGGCGAGCCCGACGTCAGGCACCACTACGAGGCCGAGCACGACTATTACGAGCGGTATGTGGCGGAGGGCGAGCGCGCGGCTCTGGTGGAGCGTCTGCGTCAGGGCGACTTGCCCGAGGCCGCCCCGCTCACTCCGGAGGAGAGAGCTGCTCGTGCAGGTCTCGGGCTCGCCCGCCTCTTGGCCTTGAAGGGTTGCGGCTGGGGCGAGGGGGACTTTGTGCACCGGTGCATGGAGGTGATGCTGAGAGATGTGCTGCCCGATCACGTAAGCGTTCTGGATGGCATTGATTTATCTCCGGAGATCACGCGGCAGAGGGTCCTGGACATTAACCAAAATCTACGCAGTCAGCTTTTTAACCGAGCCAAGGACTTTAAAGCCTATTCCCTTGCTTTGGATGACCAGGCTTTTGTGGCCTATGAGAACTACCTCCTGGTCTTTGTCCGCGGCGTAGGCCACGATTTGGAGGTGCAAGAAGAGCTTCTGACCATAATCAACCTGACTCATCACTTCAGTGTTGGTGCCCTCATGGCGGCAATCCTTGAGGCCCTACAGACGGCAGGGCTTAGCCTGCAGCGGATGGTTGGACTGACCACGACCCACACTCTGAGGATGATTGGTGAGAACTCAGGACTGGTGTCATACATGAGAGAAAAGGCTGTAAGCCCCAACTGTTGGAATGTGATCCATTATTCAGGATTTCTTCACTTGGAACTGTTGAGCTCCTACGATGTAGATGTTAATCAAATCGTAAATGCCATATCTGAATGGATAGTTTTGATTAAGACCAGAGGCGTTAGGCGGCCGGAATTTCAGGCTTTACTAACTGAATCTGAATCAGAGCACGGTGAAAGGGTTAATGGACGCTGTCTGAACAATTGGCTTAGAAAAGGGAAGACTTTAAAACTaatattttccttaagaaaagagataaaaacatTCTTGGTTTCGATAGGGGCGACAACGGTCCATTTCACAGACAACGAATGGCTTTGTGACTTTGGCTTCTTGGTGGATATTATGGACCACCTTCGAGAACTCAGCGAACTATTGAGAGTGAGTAAAGTCTTTGCTGCTGCTGCCTTTGACCATATTTGTGCCTTTGAAGTGAAGCTGAATTTACTTCAGAGGcatattgaggaaaaaaatctaacacACTTTGCCGCCTTGAGCCAAGTTGTTGATGAGCTTAAAGGGCATCTTCAAGAAGACGAAAAAATACTCGATCCTGATAGGTATCGAGTGGTGATCTGTCGCCTACAAAAAGAGTTTGAGAGACATTTCAAGGACCTCAAGTTCATTAAAAAGGACTTAGAACTTTTTGCAAATCCATTTAGCTTTAAACCTGAATATGCACCTATTTCAGTAAGGGTGGAGCTAACAAAACTTCAGGCAAATACTAACCTTTGGAACGAATACAGAACCAAAGACTTAGGGCAGTTCTATGCCGGATTGTCTGCTGAATCTTACCCGATTATCAAAGGGGTTGCCTGTAAGGTGGCATCCTTGTTTGATAGTAGCAAAATCTGTGAAAAGGCTTTTT